One genomic window of Dioscorea cayenensis subsp. rotundata cultivar TDr96_F1 unplaced genomic scaffold, TDr96_F1_v2_PseudoChromosome.rev07_lg8_w22 25.fasta BLBR01002031.1, whole genome shotgun sequence includes the following:
- the LOC120257349 gene encoding glutathione S-transferase zeta class-like, protein MAHDSKEIDEPAPAKLKLYNYWRSSCSQRVRIVLNLKGLDYEYKAVNLMKGEHFHPEYEKLNPIHFVPTLVDGDIVVGDSYAVILYLEDKYPQHPLLPKDLEKKALNLQVASIVSSSIQPFHGVPRLSFVEAKFNDDERLKWTQHYLGKGFTALEKLLKDVPGKYATGDEVLLADVFLVPQVHAAITRFGIDMTAYPRLSRAYAALCELPAFQDALPERQPDCPSTA, encoded by the exons ATGGCGCACGATTCCAAG GAGATCGATGAACCTGCGCCGGCAAAGCTGAAGCTCTACAACTACTGGCGGAGCTCGTGCTCTCAACGTGTCCGCATCGTTCTCAATCTCAAAG GCTTGGATTATGAGTACAAGGCAGTGAATCTTATGAAAGGTGAACATTTTCACCCAG AATATGAGAAGCTGAATCCAATTCATTTTGTGCCGACATTGGTGGACGGAGACATTGTAGTTGGTGATTCTTATGCTGTTATTCTT TATTTGGAGGATAAGTACCCTCAACATCCGTTGCTCCCCAAGGATCTTGAGAAGAAGGCTCTCAATCTTCAG GTAGCAAGCATTGTCAGCTCAAGTATTCAGCCCTTCCACGGTGTCCCTCGCCTA AGCTTTGTTGAAGCTAAATTTAATGATGATGAGAGGCTTAAGTGGACTCAACATTATCTTGGAAAAGGCTTTACTG CTCTGGAGAAGCTCTTAAAAGATGTTCCAGGGAAATATGCTACAGGAGATGAAGTCCTACTG GCGGACGTGTTTTTGGTTCCACAAGTTCATGCAGCTATAACACGATTCGGGATCGACATG ACTGCTTATCCTAGACTCTCCAGAGCTTATGCTGCATTATGTGAGCTTCCTGCATTTCAAGATGCTCTTCCAGAAAGGCAACCTGATTGCCCTTCTACAGCTTAA